Proteins encoded by one window of Mucilaginibacter inviolabilis:
- a CDS encoding TonB-dependent receptor family protein: MNNFYKILLFIPPVLGFNHLHAQQKNARDTLQLDSVIIKENRLKHLPNVIGTYIFAGKKTNLLFPDEGKANLANNNVRMTFVKVPGLNVWEMDGAGLQINIGTRGTDVHRSIEVNMRQNGYNTNSDVFGYPENHYNVPFQAISEIQYVRGSAALQFGSQFGGMVNYKIKEGDSTKVFGFETEQSAGSNRFFNSYNAIGGKVGKISYYAFYSARTGDGWRPDAAFNYRAYYANIKYQFNSKGSLALQFSRSDYRQQIAGGLTDNQFNANNRQSTRFRNFFNPEINIPALLFNYAFNSNTRLEVTSHVLFGQRNSVQFINTPNVPDTVNTKLNTYNPRQVDRDYYAGFTTEARLLHSYKLGDLKSTFTTGVRYFEETTKRKQKGVGTTGTDFDLSLVKPYGIDLRLHSLNYAAFAENIFQITPAFTITPGVRYEVIKTTTSGVINNASFPIGYKGNRNYPLFGTGLQYEFSNGSQLYGNFSQAYRPYLYAAVTPADQLTVIDPNIKDSRGYDIDLGYRGRISNIFNFDVNGFYVRYNNRAGTLTQTDANNVTHLFMTNIGDAVAKGIEAYTEVSMIRSFNEHAGSDLRLFNSLAYTHGRYINGSINQSGKNISLKNNYTESTPDWINRTGLTFLSGHVSSTLQYSYTSKSFSDANNTVFNPTGATGLVPAYHVVDWALNFNFLKNYHLTANVNNLFNAKYFTRRINMYPGPGILPADGRTFNIGFGMKL; the protein is encoded by the coding sequence ATTTTTATAAAATATTACTGTTTATACCACCTGTTTTAGGTTTTAACCACTTGCATGCCCAACAAAAAAACGCCAGAGATACGTTGCAGCTCGATAGCGTAATTATTAAAGAAAACCGGCTTAAGCATTTACCCAATGTAATTGGCACCTACATTTTTGCAGGCAAAAAAACAAACCTGTTGTTTCCTGATGAAGGCAAAGCAAACCTGGCCAATAACAACGTCCGTATGACTTTTGTCAAAGTACCGGGATTAAATGTTTGGGAAATGGATGGCGCTGGCTTGCAAATCAATATAGGTACCAGAGGTACCGACGTGCACCGTTCAATTGAGGTTAATATGCGTCAAAATGGATACAATACCAACTCAGACGTATTTGGATATCCCGAAAACCATTATAATGTACCCTTCCAGGCTATCAGCGAAATTCAATATGTACGCGGCTCCGCTGCCTTACAATTTGGCAGCCAGTTTGGTGGGATGGTGAATTATAAGATTAAAGAGGGCGACAGTACCAAAGTGTTTGGCTTTGAGACCGAACAGAGCGCCGGTTCCAACCGTTTTTTTAACTCCTATAACGCTATTGGCGGTAAAGTAGGTAAGATAAGCTATTATGCATTTTATTCGGCCCGTACCGGTGATGGATGGCGCCCCGATGCCGCTTTTAACTATCGGGCTTATTATGCCAACATCAAATACCAATTTAACAGTAAAGGTAGCCTCGCACTACAATTTTCGCGCTCAGATTACCGGCAACAAATTGCAGGTGGTTTAACCGACAATCAGTTTAATGCCAACAACAGGCAATCTACCCGTTTCCGTAATTTCTTTAATCCCGAAATTAATATCCCGGCGTTACTGTTTAACTACGCCTTTAACAGCAATACCAGATTGGAGGTAACCTCTCATGTACTATTTGGTCAGCGTAACAGTGTACAATTCATCAATACACCTAATGTGCCAGACACGGTTAATACCAAACTAAACACCTATAACCCACGCCAGGTTGATCGTGATTATTATGCAGGCTTCACCACCGAAGCCCGTTTGCTACATAGCTATAAGCTAGGCGATCTGAAAAGCACCTTCACCACCGGTGTACGATATTTTGAGGAAACAACCAAGCGCAAACAAAAAGGTGTTGGCACTACCGGAACCGACTTTGACCTAAGTCTGGTTAAACCATACGGCATCGACCTGAGGTTACACAGTTTAAACTACGCTGCTTTTGCCGAAAACATATTCCAGATAACACCGGCATTTACCATAACTCCAGGTGTACGATACGAGGTGATTAAAACTACCACATCGGGCGTCATCAATAATGCCAGCTTCCCGATAGGTTATAAAGGTAACCGCAACTACCCGCTTTTTGGTACAGGTCTTCAATACGAATTTAGCAACGGCAGCCAATTATACGGTAATTTTTCGCAGGCTTACCGCCCGTATCTATATGCGGCCGTTACCCCTGCCGATCAGCTTACTGTTATTGATCCTAACATCAAAGACAGCCGGGGTTATGATATCGACCTGGGGTACCGTGGCCGCATAAGCAATATATTTAATTTTGATGTTAATGGCTTTTACGTACGTTATAATAATCGCGCAGGTACACTAACCCAAACCGATGCCAACAATGTAACCCACCTGTTTATGACCAACATTGGCGATGCTGTTGCCAAAGGCATAGAGGCCTACACCGAAGTATCAATGATCAGATCATTTAATGAACATGCCGGAAGCGATTTGCGGTTGTTTAACTCACTGGCTTATACCCATGGTCGTTATATCAACGGATCTATCAATCAATCGGGTAAAAATATCAGCCTAAAAAACAATTATACCGAAAGTACACCTGATTGGATAAACCGCACAGGTTTAACATTTTTAAGCGGGCATGTGAGCAGCACACTACAGTACAGCTACACCAGTAAAAGTTTCAGCGATGCCAATAATACCGTATTTAATCCAACCGGCGCTACGGGTTTGGTACCAGCTTACCATGTGGTTGACTGGGCATTAAACTTTAACTTTCTCAAAAATTATCATCTTACTGCAAACGTTAATAACCTGTTTAACGCCAAATATTTTACACGCCGTATCAATATGTACCCAGGTCCCGGAATTTTACCAGCCGACGGCCGTACATTTAATATTGGCTTCGGTATGAAGCTATAG
- a CDS encoding response regulator, translated as MAKKILVIEDDKDIRDTIVYVLEEEGYEVIASDNARILKKVNDLEPDLILLDNWLTDWTSDLSGQQLSKALKNNPTTRHIPVILVSAVNNLKEIAQAGEADGYIQKPFDLTELSEVVKRHIAIDL; from the coding sequence ATGGCGAAAAAAATCTTAGTGATCGAAGACGATAAAGACATCAGGGATACCATTGTGTACGTACTGGAAGAGGAGGGCTATGAAGTAATAGCCTCTGATAATGCCAGGATACTGAAAAAAGTAAACGACCTGGAACCCGATCTGATATTGCTCGATAACTGGCTTACCGACTGGACGAGTGATTTAAGCGGGCAACAGTTAAGCAAGGCATTGAAAAATAACCCAACTACCAGGCATATACCGGTGATCCTTGTTTCGGCGGTTAATAATTTAAAAGAAATTGCCCAGGCCGGCGAGGCTGATGGATATATCCAGAAACCATTTGACCTGACCGAACTTAGTGAAGTGGTAAAACGACATATTGCAATAGATTTATAA